The proteins below come from a single Triticum aestivum cultivar Chinese Spring chromosome 5D, IWGSC CS RefSeq v2.1, whole genome shotgun sequence genomic window:
- the LOC123124233 gene encoding BTB/POZ and MATH domain-containing protein 1-like: MAKRRKVTSAIVAEEETGTHVIKIDGYSRTKKLLKTGKCKASIPFMVGDHNWVVEYYPNGNKYADGYAPGFISVYLVLDSAGAKDVNAEFTFSVLDKGGEPVPSYIKSVSPHIFPSKGSDWGFANFIKQKDLERSVHLSGDSFRIRCEVTVAKKIRSEETHTIQYVVVPPSNLHQQLGGLLNSKDGADVVFRVGGEIFSAHRSVLAARSPVFKAELFGAMREKSGEPIEIDDTEADVFKSLLHFIYTDSLPESTHQDAIQDEAVIASHLLVAADRYNIERLKLICEEKLCNHIDTKMVATSLALADQHNCHGLKEACFEFLASPSNLEAMIASDGYQHLKSSCPSALKELIARFLPVELIAAKDIIRSI, translated from the coding sequence ATGGCGAAGCGCCGGAAGGTCACGTCCGCAATTGTAGCTGAAGAAGAAACAGGGACACATGTGATCAAGATCGATGGGTACTCAAGAACCAAGAAGTTGCTCAAGACTGGCAAATGCAAGGCATCTATCCCTTTCATGGTCGGAGATCATAACTGGGTTGTGGAGTATTACCCAAACGGTAACAAGTATGCAGATGGTTACGCGCCTGGGTTCATATCTGTTTATCTGGTTCTTGATTCCGCTGGTGCCAAAGATGTGAATGCAGAATTCACCTTCAGTGTTCTTGACAAGGGTGGAGAACCAGTGCCTTCATACATCAAATCTGTGTCACCACATATCTTCCCCAGCAAAGGTTCAGATTGGGGTTTTGCTAATTTCATCAAGCAGAAGGATTTGGAGAGATCAGTTCATCTAAGTGGCGACAGTTTCAGAATCAGGTGCGAGGTCACTGTCGCGAAGAAGATCCGCAGCGAAGAGACGCATACAATTCAGTATGTTGTGGTTCCTCCAAGCAACTTGCATCAGCAGCTCGGTGGCCTACTGAATAGCAAGGATGGGGCAGACGTGGTCTTTCGAGTcggtggagagatattctcggcCCATAGGTCCGTGCTCGCTGCTCGTTCACCAGTCTTCAAGGCGGAGCTCTTTGGTGCCATGAGGGAGAAATCTGGTGAGCCGATCGAAATTGATGATACAGAAGCTGATGTGTTCAAGTCCTTGCTCCATTTCATCTACACGGACTCACTCCCTGAGAGCACTCATCAAGATGCAATACAAGATGAAGCTGTGATAGCTAGCCATCTACTTGTAGCGGCAGACAGATACAACATCGAGAGACTGAAGCTGATATGCGAAGAGAAGTTGTGCAATCACATTGACACCAAAATGGTTGCCACGAGTTTGGCTTTGGCCGACCAGCATAACTGCCATGGACTCAAGGAGGCTTGCTTTGAGTTCCTCGCTTCTCCTTCCAATTTGGAGGCAATGATCGCAAGTGATGGTTACCAGCATCTCAAAAGCAGTTGCCCGTCTGCTCTCAAAGAGCTCATTGCTAGATTCTTGCCTGTTGAGCTGATAGCAGCCAAGGATATCATCAGGTCAATTTGA